In the Thauera sedimentorum genome, one interval contains:
- a CDS encoding alkaline phosphatase D family protein, translating into MGDASSLPWVLAGPVLRRCTPQGWTCWLALSRPARVRVRIAPEGGAAHEWVLAPGEAGCRLLSAGAHLHYLLIDLRFDTPLPEDCWIGYSLALQPPAAADEAWLECADWAPGLCYPGRQTPGFVLPARIRSLLHGSCRKPQHPGGDGLVEADRMLEKLVAQDAWRVAQAPASEPPQPLPAWPSVLMMSGDQVYADDVAGPMLHAIHQVIARLGLPDEPLAGGEVHGVDSARALYRHPACFYRRETLLPRHPRNYALIEVLFGGVEKPVFTSDSAHNHLITLGEVLGMYLLVWSPALWPQLCLDPPPGLDQNALALYRTEREAVEEFAAGLPAVRRLLAHLPTAMIFDDHDVTDDWNLSREWEEVAYGHPFSRRVIGNAVFGYLINQAWGNNPEVFDALLLDEVQRSLAAPGTAEHDALIDRLIRFDRWHYSWPTEPPLVVVDSRTHRWRSESAARQPSGLMDWEALTDLQHTLKGLPAVLLVSPTPVFGVKLIESIQRVFSWFGQSLMVDAENWMAHPGAGHAILNIFRHPKTPQHFVVLSGDVHYSFVYDVELRGRVRGPDIWQISSSGLRNTFPPRLLDVLDRANRWLYSPRSPLNWLTRRRHMRVIPRKPEGTPHGRRLLNGSGIGLVELDAQGVPWRIRQWLCDGEAVSFSRREDESRWD; encoded by the coding sequence ATGGGTGACGCCTCATCGCTTCCCTGGGTGCTCGCCGGCCCGGTGCTGCGGCGGTGCACGCCGCAAGGCTGGACCTGCTGGCTGGCGCTGAGCCGGCCGGCGCGGGTACGCGTGCGCATCGCCCCGGAAGGCGGCGCTGCCCATGAATGGGTGCTGGCACCCGGGGAGGCCGGTTGCCGCCTGCTGAGCGCTGGGGCACATCTCCACTATCTGCTGATCGACCTTCGCTTCGACACGCCCTTGCCCGAGGATTGCTGGATCGGCTACTCGCTGGCCCTGCAGCCGCCGGCCGCCGCCGACGAGGCCTGGCTCGAGTGCGCGGACTGGGCGCCGGGGCTGTGTTACCCCGGCAGGCAGACGCCCGGTTTCGTCCTGCCCGCACGCATCCGCAGCCTGCTGCACGGGTCCTGCCGCAAGCCGCAGCACCCCGGCGGCGATGGGCTGGTCGAGGCCGACCGCATGCTCGAGAAGCTCGTTGCGCAGGATGCCTGGCGGGTGGCGCAGGCGCCCGCCAGCGAGCCGCCGCAGCCACTGCCGGCGTGGCCGTCCGTGCTGATGATGAGCGGCGACCAGGTCTATGCCGACGACGTGGCCGGGCCGATGCTGCATGCGATCCACCAGGTGATCGCCCGGCTCGGCCTGCCGGACGAGCCACTGGCCGGCGGGGAAGTGCATGGCGTGGACAGCGCACGCGCGCTGTACCGTCATCCTGCCTGCTTCTATCGTCGCGAGACCCTGTTGCCGCGTCATCCGCGCAACTACGCGCTGATCGAAGTGCTGTTCGGCGGGGTCGAGAAGCCGGTGTTCACCAGCGACAGCGCGCACAACCACCTGATCACGCTCGGCGAGGTGCTGGGCATGTACCTGCTGGTGTGGTCGCCGGCCCTGTGGCCGCAGCTGTGCCTCGATCCCCCGCCCGGACTGGATCAGAACGCCCTGGCGCTCTACCGGACTGAGCGCGAGGCGGTCGAGGAGTTTGCCGCCGGCCTGCCCGCGGTCCGCCGCCTGCTCGCCCATCTGCCCACCGCGATGATCTTCGACGATCACGATGTCACCGACGACTGGAACCTGAGCCGGGAGTGGGAGGAGGTGGCCTACGGGCATCCGTTCTCGCGGCGGGTCATCGGCAACGCGGTGTTCGGCTACCTGATCAACCAGGCCTGGGGCAACAACCCGGAGGTCTTCGACGCGCTGCTGCTCGACGAGGTCCAGCGCAGTCTCGCCGCCCCCGGGACGGCGGAGCACGATGCGCTGATCGACCGCCTGATACGCTTCGACCGCTGGCACTACAGTTGGCCGACCGAGCCGCCGCTGGTGGTGGTCGACAGCCGCACCCACCGTTGGCGTTCGGAGTCCGCCGCCCGCCAGCCTTCAGGCCTGATGGACTGGGAAGCCCTGACCGATCTGCAGCACACGCTGAAGGGGCTGCCGGCGGTGCTGCTGGTGTCGCCAACGCCGGTCTTCGGCGTGAAACTCATCGAATCCATCCAGCGGGTGTTCTCCTGGTTCGGCCAGTCCCTGATGGTGGACGCCGAGAACTGGATGGCCCACCCGGGGGCCGGCCACGCGATCCTCAACATCTTCCGCCATCCCAAGACGCCGCAGCACTTCGTCGTGCTGTCGGGCGATGTGCATTACTCCTTCGTCTATGACGTGGAACTGCGTGGCCGGGTGCGCGGCCCGGACATCTGGCAGATCTCCAGCAGCGGGCTGCGCAACACCTTCCCGCCCCGCCTGCTCGACGTGCTCGACCGCGCCAATCGCTGGCTGTACTCGCCCCGCTCGCCGCTCAACTGGCTGACGCGGCGGCGCCACATGCGGGTGATTCCCCGCAAGCCGGAGGGCACCCCGCACGGCCGCCGGCTGCTCAACGGCAGCGGCATCGGCCTGGTCGAACTCGACGCGCAAGGCGTTCCCTGGCGCATCCGTCAGTGGCTCTGCGACGGGGAAGCGGTGAGTTTTTCCCGCCGCGAAGACGAGTCGCGCTGGGACTGA
- a CDS encoding PepSY-associated TM helix domain-containing protein, with translation MRSDIIRIYKSVHTWTGILTGMALFIAFYAGALTVFKGPLARWASPPIAQAVVPLAEAQTLILRTLDANPEAARDFTIHLHDAENVPARMGWQVRDPDADDHDETADRHYVATLDAQGKAHVEESQPSQLAYFIDVLHRVVGLPVDSDPNRWVMGVVSALYALALVSGVIVLLPSLVKDFFALRIGRNLKRMWLDAHNVVGIVSLPFHIVMALTAVIFAFHDGIYFLQDRMLHDGKLTAAFQGPRAAPGAAPARDPAAMLTPTELLASVREISPGFEPTILQYQHVTGPRAAVRVWGKDAAAVSPRARGGFAVVDPYSGKLITSDFLPGHQNTPNLLVSSFFALHMAAFGGTQVQWMYFLLGLAGAWLFYSGNLLWIETRRRKAARDGAGLPVQRLDTRLMAAATVGVCLGSVCGISLTIVTGKWLHAQVADLYLWHQLAYYAAFFGAIAWAFARGGARASVHLLWTAAAFTLAIPLTTLIAWLFPALGMWAHTSPATLGVDATAACGALAFAWMARATTRRVREGVPDSVWSVRTSAAREVGGETVDASPVCERG, from the coding sequence ATGCGATCCGACATCATCCGCATCTACAAGTCGGTACACACCTGGACCGGCATCCTCACCGGCATGGCGCTGTTCATCGCCTTCTACGCGGGCGCCCTGACGGTGTTCAAGGGCCCGCTCGCACGCTGGGCCTCGCCACCGATTGCGCAGGCCGTGGTGCCGCTCGCCGAGGCACAGACGCTCATCCTCCGCACCCTGGACGCGAACCCCGAGGCAGCCAGGGACTTCACCATCCACCTGCACGACGCCGAGAACGTCCCCGCGCGCATGGGCTGGCAGGTGCGCGACCCGGACGCCGACGACCATGACGAGACCGCGGACCGCCACTACGTCGCCACGCTGGACGCGCAAGGCAAGGCGCATGTCGAGGAGTCGCAGCCCTCCCAGCTGGCCTACTTCATCGACGTGCTGCACCGGGTGGTGGGCCTGCCGGTGGACAGCGATCCGAACCGCTGGGTCATGGGCGTCGTCTCCGCCCTCTACGCGCTCGCCCTGGTTTCGGGCGTCATCGTGCTGCTGCCCTCGCTGGTCAAGGACTTCTTCGCCCTGCGGATCGGGCGCAACCTCAAGCGCATGTGGCTGGACGCGCACAACGTGGTGGGCATCGTCAGTCTGCCCTTCCACATCGTCATGGCATTGACGGCAGTAATCTTCGCCTTCCACGACGGGATCTACTTCCTGCAGGACAGGATGCTCCACGACGGCAAGCTCACCGCCGCCTTCCAGGGACCGCGCGCCGCACCCGGCGCCGCCCCGGCGCGTGACCCCGCAGCCATGCTGACGCCGACCGAACTGCTCGCCAGCGTCCGCGAGATCTCCCCCGGTTTCGAGCCCACCATACTGCAGTACCAGCACGTCACCGGGCCGCGCGCCGCGGTGCGCGTATGGGGCAAGGATGCCGCGGCGGTCTCGCCACGCGCGCGCGGCGGGTTTGCGGTGGTCGACCCGTACAGCGGCAAGCTGATCACCAGCGACTTCCTGCCTGGCCACCAGAACACGCCCAACCTCCTCGTCAGCAGCTTCTTCGCGCTGCACATGGCTGCCTTCGGCGGCACCCAAGTGCAGTGGATGTACTTCCTGCTCGGCCTGGCCGGCGCCTGGCTGTTCTACAGCGGCAACCTGCTGTGGATCGAGACCCGCCGCCGCAAGGCAGCGCGCGACGGCGCCGGGCTACCGGTGCAGCGCCTCGATACCCGCCTGATGGCCGCTGCCACCGTCGGCGTCTGCCTGGGATCGGTGTGCGGCATCTCGCTGACCATCGTCACCGGCAAATGGCTGCACGCTCAGGTGGCAGACCTCTATCTCTGGCACCAACTCGCCTACTACGCGGCCTTCTTCGGCGCGATAGCCTGGGCCTTCGCACGCGGCGGCGCGCGGGCCTCGGTGCATCTGCTGTGGACGGCCGCGGCATTCACGCTCGCCATTCCGCTCACCACGCTGATCGCCTGGCTCTTCCCCGCGCTCGGGATGTGGGCTCACACCTCGCCCGCAACGCTGGGGGTCGACGCGACCGCAGCATGCGGCGCCCTCGCCTTCGCCTGGATGGCAAGGGCGACCACGCGCCGCGTCCGCGAAGGCGTGCCGGACAGCGTGTGGTCGGTACGCACGTCAGCCGCACGGGAGGTGGGCGGGGAGACGGTAGATGCCAGCCCGGTCTGCGAGCGGGGCTGA
- a CDS encoding TonB-dependent receptor, with the protein MLRMTPVALALSIVALPQLVWAQASSSAGSQAETTLSPIEVSASAESSANLPAPYAGGQVARGARLGLLGNQGVMDTPFNITAYTAELIENQQARTVADVLNNDPSVRFTTSGAHAFENFRMRGFDVHGSDLAIDGMYGLAPLGSSTLEFVERVEVLKGPSAMFTGMSPSGGIGGVINLVPKRAGDKPLTRVTMGYRTDSQAEASVDVGRRFGADKSVGLRVNGSYGDGETELDGQDKKRKFLSAALDYRGAYLTASLDVYSSDLSFDGGAPAMYGFANPDVPSAPDPSTNFLRSAAGDLESQAVIARAEYAFSSRLSAFAGFGVRNYDYSGWINGTHAHNVQPDGSAQVRGVAQVGYEDSRSADVGARMNFETGAVVHELVLQATRLELESGYLSAVTGMQPSNIYNPALPTVPATPNGRLPRLNDTTLSSLALVDTLSFAQDAVRLTLGLRQQRVRQTTYNAAGALTADYDEQALTPAAGVVIKPWGDDVSLYANYVEGLSQGDSVTVAGGYAEDQTFKPYKTKQTELGVKWNTGSFTNTISLFQIAKPALITSGTAPDRIASDNGESRVRGVEWSTFGALTPTIRVLGGIAYNKGELTKAAGGVNEGNELFGVPRWQGNLGAEWDTPLAGLSLNGRVIATSSQYLNNANTYEIPGWSQVDIGARYETRVAAYRTVLRLNVNNLFDRHYWSGSFAEPRATLAQGRTVQASVSVDF; encoded by the coding sequence ATGCTGCGAATGACGCCTGTCGCGCTGGCATTGAGTATTGTTGCGTTGCCCCAGTTGGTGTGGGCCCAGGCGAGTTCGAGCGCCGGGAGCCAGGCCGAGACAACCCTGTCGCCGATCGAGGTCAGTGCCAGCGCGGAATCGTCCGCGAACCTGCCGGCTCCCTATGCCGGCGGACAGGTCGCCCGCGGCGCCCGTCTCGGCCTGCTCGGCAACCAGGGCGTCATGGATACGCCCTTCAACATCACCGCTTACACCGCCGAACTGATCGAGAACCAGCAGGCCCGGACGGTGGCCGACGTGCTGAACAACGATCCCTCGGTGCGCTTCACCACCTCGGGCGCGCACGCCTTCGAGAACTTCCGCATGCGTGGCTTCGACGTGCACGGATCGGACCTGGCGATCGACGGGATGTACGGGCTCGCGCCGCTCGGCAGTTCCACCCTGGAGTTCGTCGAGCGTGTCGAAGTGCTCAAGGGGCCGAGCGCCATGTTCACAGGCATGTCGCCCAGCGGCGGCATCGGCGGCGTGATCAACCTGGTGCCGAAGCGTGCCGGGGACAAACCGCTGACCCGCGTGACCATGGGCTACCGGACCGACAGCCAGGCCGAAGCCAGCGTGGACGTGGGACGCCGCTTCGGGGCCGACAAGTCCGTCGGCCTGCGGGTCAACGGTTCATATGGCGACGGCGAGACCGAACTCGACGGGCAGGACAAGAAGCGCAAATTCCTCTCCGCCGCGCTGGATTACCGCGGCGCGTACCTGACCGCCTCGCTGGACGTGTACAGCAGCGATCTCTCCTTCGACGGGGGCGCACCGGCGATGTACGGCTTCGCCAATCCCGACGTTCCCTCCGCACCCGACCCCAGTACCAACTTCCTGAGATCCGCAGCCGGTGACCTGGAGAGCCAGGCGGTGATCGCGCGCGCCGAATATGCCTTCAGCAGCAGATTGTCAGCCTTCGCCGGCTTCGGCGTGAGGAACTACGACTACTCCGGCTGGATCAACGGCACCCACGCGCACAACGTTCAGCCCGACGGCAGCGCCCAAGTCCGGGGGGTCGCCCAGGTGGGCTACGAGGACAGCCGGAGTGCCGACGTCGGCGCGCGGATGAACTTCGAGACCGGCGCCGTGGTTCACGAGTTGGTGCTGCAGGCCACCCGGCTGGAGCTGGAGTCCGGCTATCTCTCCGCGGTGACCGGAATGCAGCCGAGCAACATCTACAACCCGGCGCTGCCGACCGTGCCGGCCACGCCGAACGGACGCCTCCCCCGGCTCAACGACACCACCCTGTCCAGCCTGGCGCTGGTGGATACGCTGTCCTTCGCGCAGGACGCGGTGCGCCTGACCCTGGGCCTGCGCCAGCAGCGCGTCCGGCAGACCACCTACAACGCCGCCGGTGCGCTTACGGCCGACTACGACGAGCAGGCGCTCACCCCTGCCGCAGGCGTGGTGATCAAGCCCTGGGGCGATGATGTTTCGCTCTACGCCAACTACGTCGAAGGCCTGAGCCAGGGCGACAGCGTGACGGTGGCCGGCGGCTACGCCGAAGACCAGACCTTCAAGCCCTACAAGACCAAGCAGACCGAGTTGGGCGTGAAGTGGAACACCGGCAGCTTCACCAACACCATCAGCCTGTTCCAGATCGCCAAGCCGGCGCTGATCACCAGCGGCACCGCACCGGACCGCATCGCCTCCGACAACGGCGAATCCCGCGTGCGAGGCGTGGAATGGAGCACCTTCGGCGCACTCACGCCCACCATCCGCGTGCTGGGCGGCATCGCCTACAACAAGGGCGAGCTGACCAAGGCTGCGGGCGGCGTGAACGAAGGCAACGAGCTCTTCGGTGTGCCGCGCTGGCAAGGCAATCTCGGCGCGGAATGGGATACGCCGCTGGCCGGCCTGAGCCTGAACGGCCGTGTGATCGCCACCTCCAGCCAGTATCTGAACAATGCCAACACCTACGAGATTCCCGGCTGGAGCCAGGTCGACATCGGCGCACGCTACGAGACGCGCGTGGCAGCGTACAGGACGGTCCTGCGCCTGAACGTCAACAACCTGTTCGACCGCCATTACTGGTCGGGCAGCTTTGCCGAACCGCGGGCCACCCTGGCCCAGGGACGCACGGTACAGGCCTCGGTCAGCGTCGACTTCTGA